The following are encoded in a window of Amycolatopsis lexingtonensis genomic DNA:
- a CDS encoding DUF779 domain-containing protein, with product MTHRVDLTPAAAELLRRLVSLHGPVMFHQSGGCCDGSAPMCYPAGEFRTGASDVLLGSLEVEGIEDVPVWMSGPQFEYWKHTHLTIDVVPGRGSGFSLEAPEGVRFLIRSRLLTDEESAALN from the coding sequence ATGACCCACCGCGTAGACCTGACACCGGCCGCCGCGGAGCTGCTGCGGCGGTTGGTGTCGCTCCACGGGCCGGTGATGTTCCACCAGTCCGGCGGGTGCTGCGACGGCAGCGCCCCGATGTGCTACCCGGCCGGGGAGTTCCGCACCGGCGCGTCCGACGTGCTGCTCGGCTCGCTCGAAGTCGAGGGCATCGAGGACGTGCCGGTGTGGATGTCCGGGCCTCAGTTCGAGTACTGGAAGCACACGCACCTGACGATCGACGTCGTGCCCGGGCGCGGGAGCGGGTTTTCCTTGGAGGCGCCCGAAGGCGTGCGTTTCCTGATCCGCTCCCGGCTGCTCACCGACGAGGAGTCGGCGGCGCTGAACTGA